The Miscanthus floridulus cultivar M001 unplaced genomic scaffold, ASM1932011v1 fs_14_2_3, whole genome shotgun sequence genome includes a window with the following:
- the LOC136530515 gene encoding pre-mRNA-splicing factor ATP-dependent RNA helicase DEAH1-like codes for MSVAARVSQEMGVKLGHEVGYSIRFEDCTSDKTIIKYMTDGMLLREFLGEPDLASYSVVMVDEAHERTLSTDILFGLVKDISRFRPDLKLLISSATLDAEKFSDYFDSAPIFKIPGRRYPVEIHYTKAPEADYIDAAIVTVLQIHVTQPPGDILVFLTGQEEIETVDEILKHRTRGLGTKISELIICPIYANLPTELQAKIFEPTPEGARKVVLATNIAETSLTIDGIKYVIDPGFCKIKSYNPRTGMESLLINPISKASANQRAGRSGRTGPGKCFRLYTSYNYMHDLEDNTVPEIQRTNLANVVLTLKSLGIHDLVNFDFMDPPPSEALLRALEQLFALSALNSRGELTKTGRRMAEFPLDPMLSKMIVASEKYKCSDEIISIASMLSIGNSIFYRPKDKQVHADNARLNFHTGNVGDHIALLNVYNSWKETDYSTQWCYENYIQVRSMKRARDIRDQLEGLMERVEIEICSNASDLDAIKKAITSGFFHHSARLQRDGTYKTVKNPQTVHIHPSSGLAEIRPRSVVYHELVLTTKEFMRQVTELKPEWLVEIAPHYYQLKDVEDSGTKKLPKGQGRAAL; via the exons ATGAGTGTTGCAGCAAGAGTATCTCAAGAAATGGGTGTTAAGCTTGGACATGag GTTGGTTACTCTATAAGATTTGAGGATTGCACTTCAGATAAAACAATTATTAAGTACATGACTGATGGAATGCTTCTGAGGGAGTTCCTTGGTGAACCAGATTTGGCTAGCTATAG TGTTGTCATGGTTGATGAGGCTCATGAGCGTACCCTCTCCACTGATATCTTATTTGGTCTGGTGAAG GATATTTCTCGTTTTCGACCAGACCTGAAGTTGCTCATTTCTAGTGCCACCCTTGATGCAGAAAAATTTAGTGACTACTTTGATTCAGCTCCTATTTTCAAGATACCTGGGAGGCGATACCCGGTTGAAATTCATTATACAAAAGCCCCAGAAGCTGATTACATAGATGCAGCAATTGTCACTGTTTTACAGATACATGTGACACAACCCCCTGGAGATATCCTGGTGTTTCTCACAGGTCAGGAGGAAATTGAAACAGTTGATGAAATCCTTAAACACAGAACAAGGGGCTTAGGCACCAAAATTTCAGAATTAATTATATGTCCCATTTATGCAAATCTGCCTACCGAGCTTCAAGCTAAGATATTTGAGCCAACCCCCGAGGGTGCCCGTAAGGTGGTTCTGGCCACTAATATAGCAGAAACTTCATTAACCATTGATGGTATAAAATATGTTATTGATCCAGGCTTTTGTAAGATCAAATCATACAATCCCCGCACAGGAATGGAATCTCTacttattaatcctatctcaaaaGCTTCAGCAAACCAGAGGGCAGGAAGATCTGGACGCACTGGACCTGGAAAATGCTTCCGTCTATACACGAGTTATAACTATATGCACGACCTAGAAGATAATACTGTTCCAGAGATCCAACGAACCAATCTTGCGAATGTTGTGCTTACACTCAAGAgtcttggtattcatgacttggttaacttTGACTTCATGGATCCACCTCCATCAGAAGCCCTATTAAGGGCTCTGGAACAACTTTTTGCTCTCAGTGCACTCAACAGTCGTGGAGAGTTGACCAAGACTGGAAGAAGAATGGCAGAATTTCCACTGGATCCTATGTTGTCGAAGATGATTGTTGCTTCAGAGAAATATAAGTGTTCTGACGAGATCATCTCCATTGCATCCATGTTGTCAATTGGCAATTCTATATTTTATCGTCCGAAGGACAAACAAGTTCATGCAGATAATGCAAGGTTGAACTTCCACACTGGCAATGTTGGGGACCATATAGCACTACTAAAT GTGTATAATTCTTGGAAAGAAACAGACTATTCAACTCAATGGTGTTACGAAAACTATATACAG GTGCGCAGCATGAAGAGGGCAAGAGATATTCGGGATCAACTAGAGGGGCTTATGGAAAGAGTTGAGATTGAGATTTGCTCAAATGCCAGTGATTTAGATGCTATTAAAAAAGCTATAACATCAG GTTTCTTCCATCATTCTGCACGGTTGCAGAGGGATGGTACATATAAGACTGTCAAGAACCCTCAGACCGTACATATCCATCCTAGTTCAGGATTAGCGGAG ATACGGCCGCGGTCCGTAGTATACCACGAATTAGTTCTCACAACAAAAGAGTTTATGCGCCAG GTGACGGAACTGAAGCCTGAATGGCTGGTAGAGATAGCACCACATTATTACCAGCTAAAGGACGTGGAAGACT CTGGAACAAAGAAGCTACCAAAGGGTCAAGGACGAGCTGCATTGTAG
- the LOC136530517 gene encoding protein PSK SIMULATOR 1-like isoform X1: protein MGGVCSAGIAGDKSPTELSFRAMGFVVEQDFRAFSAASKNKTAPIEEAVDPNQVSDQSFRLSDKGSPPSTSGKARRSVSKEPHLTHAESWKAKAGKPRRSMTGKAGPSKVSDIGIALGRKSTSGLGKAVEVLDNLGSSMSSLSPGGGFVARPTTKGNKISILAFEVANTIVKGMSLMQSLSKENLNYLKDMVLLSEGVQRLVSSNMDDLMRIAAADKRQELSIFSREVIRFGNRCKDPQWHNLDRYFSKLGSEITPQPELKEMAKADMQQLMALVRHTGDLYHELHALDRFEQDYSRKLEEEKRSVTFERGDTVQIIRQELKSQRKHVHNLKKKSLWSKSLDDVMEKLVDIVQFLHVEIQDTFGPCDGESNESQESRQTLGSAGLSLHYANIISQIDNIVSRSSVPPQSTRDALYQGLPPNVKSALRTRLLTSTESEEVPITKIRSSMEKTLQWIVPVANNTARAHHGFGWVGEWANTGNDPSRKQAGQPDALKIETLYHADKEKADACILDLVVWLHILISYSRPPNNRSPSRSPVRSPVHAAPAVAAAASSRGAAAGLTREDREMLQDAYTRRRSAGTTGKSKSQELSTAGRGHRLALSRNDRLSKSGSHCCPSASREREHGGRVFPLATGRSAASSSPVVVGFDIDRIRGALDVMDRVDVQKQP from the exons ATGGGCGGCGTGTGTTCGGCGGGGATCGCCGGGGACAAATCGCCGACGGAGCTCTCGTTCCGAGCGATGGGGTTCGTGGTGGAGCAGGATTTCAGGGCATTCTCAGCCGCCAGCAAGAACAAGACCGCGCCCATCGAGGAGGCGGTGGATCCTAACCAGGTGAGCGATCAGTCGTTTCGTCTGTCTGATAAGGGCTCGCCGCCGTCCACGAGCGGCAAGGCTCGTCGCTCGGTCTCCAAGGAGCCGCATTTGACGCATGCTGAATCGTGGAAGGCCAAGGCTGGGAAGCCTAGGAGAAGCATGACCGGCAAGGCTGGTCCGAGCAAG GTTTCAGACATAGGCATAGCCCTTGGTAGAAAGAGTACCTCTGGACTTGGGAAAGCAGTAGAGGTTCTAGATAATCTGGGCAGCAGCATGTCAAGTTTGAGCCCTGGAGGGGGGTTTGTGGCGAGACCAACGACAAAGGGGAACAAAATATCAATCCTTGCATTCGAGGTTGCAAATACAATAGTTAAGGGCATGAGCCTCATGCAGTCTTTGTCCAAAGAAAACCTGAACTATTTGAAGGACATGGTCCTTCTATCAGAAGGTGTACAACGTTTAGTTTCAAGCAACATGGATGATCTGATGAGAATTGCTGCAGCCGACAAGAG GCAAGAGCTGAGTATATTTTCACGAGAAGTCATAAGATTTGGGAATCGATGCAAAGATCCTCAGTGGCACAACCTAGATCGTTATTTCTCCAA GCTAGGGTCAGAAATTACACCCCAACCAGAATTAAAAGAAATGGCAAAAGCAGATATGCAGCAACTGATGGCCCTTGTTCGACACACTGGT GATCTCTACCATGAATTACATGCATTAGATAGATTTGAGCAAGATTATAGCCGTAAATTGGAGGAAGAGAAAAGATCAGTTACATTTGAAAGGG GAGATACTGTTCAGATTATCAGACAAGAACTGAAGAGCCAGAGGAAGCATGTACATAATTTGAAGAAAAAGTCTCTTTGGTCTAAGTCTCTTGATGAT GTCATGGAGAAGCTTGTAGATATTGTCCAGTTCTTACATGTCGAGATTCAAGATACTTTTGGGCCTTGTG ATGGAGAGTCAAACGAATCGCAAGAGAGCCGTCAAACGTTGGGGTCTGCTGGTCTCTCTCTTCACTATGCTAATATCATTTCTCAGATTGACAATATT GTTTCCCGAAGCTCTGTTCCCCCTCAAAGTACAAGAGATGCACTCTATCAAGGTCTGCCCCCAAATGTCAAGTCTGCTCTTCGAACAAGACTACTAACTTCCACAGAATCTGAAGAG GTTCCGATCACTAAAATCAGGAGTTCAATGGAGAAAACTTTGCAATGGATTGTCCCGGTTGCCAATAATACGGCCAG AGCACACCATGGATTCGGATGGGTTGGCGAGTGGGCGAACACAGG GAATGATCCGTCACGGAAACAGGCTGGGCAACCTGACGCGCTGAAGATCGAGACCCTGTATCACGCGGACAAGGAGAAGGCCGACGCGTGCATACTGGACCTGGTGGTGTGGCTCCACATCCTGATCAGCTACAGCAGGCCGCCAAACAACAGGTCACCGAGCCGATCCCCCGTGCGTTCCCCGGTGCACGCAGCCCCGGCGGTGGCAGCAGCAGCATCGTCCAGGGGCGCTGCTGCTGGGCTCACCCGGGAAGACCGCGAGATGCTGCAGGACGCGTACACCCGGCGGCGGTCCGCTGGGACGACTGGGAAGAGCAAGAGCCAGGAGCTGTCGACGGCGGGCCGCGGCCACAGGCTGGCGCTGAGCAGGAACGACAGGCTGAGCAAGAGCGGCAGCCACTGCTGCCCGTCGGCGTCCCGGGAGCGGGAGCACGGCGGCAGGGTCTTCCCCCTGGCGACGGGCAGGTCTGCCGCCTCGTCGTCGCCCGTGGTTGTTGGCTTCGACATCGACCGGATCAGGGGGGCGCTGGACGTGATGGACAGAGTGGACGTGCAGAAGCAACCGTGA
- the LOC136530517 gene encoding protein PSK SIMULATOR 1-like isoform X2 — translation MGGVCSAGIAGDKSPTELSFRAMGFVVEQDFRAFSAASKNKTAPIEEAVDPNQAKAGKPRRSMTGKAGPSKVSDIGIALGRKSTSGLGKAVEVLDNLGSSMSSLSPGGGFVARPTTKGNKISILAFEVANTIVKGMSLMQSLSKENLNYLKDMVLLSEGVQRLVSSNMDDLMRIAAADKRQELSIFSREVIRFGNRCKDPQWHNLDRYFSKLGSEITPQPELKEMAKADMQQLMALVRHTGDLYHELHALDRFEQDYSRKLEEEKRSVTFERGDTVQIIRQELKSQRKHVHNLKKKSLWSKSLDDVMEKLVDIVQFLHVEIQDTFGPCDGESNESQESRQTLGSAGLSLHYANIISQIDNIVSRSSVPPQSTRDALYQGLPPNVKSALRTRLLTSTESEEVPITKIRSSMEKTLQWIVPVANNTARAHHGFGWVGEWANTGNDPSRKQAGQPDALKIETLYHADKEKADACILDLVVWLHILISYSRPPNNRSPSRSPVRSPVHAAPAVAAAASSRGAAAGLTREDREMLQDAYTRRRSAGTTGKSKSQELSTAGRGHRLALSRNDRLSKSGSHCCPSASREREHGGRVFPLATGRSAASSSPVVVGFDIDRIRGALDVMDRVDVQKQP, via the exons ATGGGCGGCGTGTGTTCGGCGGGGATCGCCGGGGACAAATCGCCGACGGAGCTCTCGTTCCGAGCGATGGGGTTCGTGGTGGAGCAGGATTTCAGGGCATTCTCAGCCGCCAGCAAGAACAAGACCGCGCCCATCGAGGAGGCGGTGGATCCTAACCAG GCCAAGGCTGGGAAGCCTAGGAGAAGCATGACCGGCAAGGCTGGTCCGAGCAAG GTTTCAGACATAGGCATAGCCCTTGGTAGAAAGAGTACCTCTGGACTTGGGAAAGCAGTAGAGGTTCTAGATAATCTGGGCAGCAGCATGTCAAGTTTGAGCCCTGGAGGGGGGTTTGTGGCGAGACCAACGACAAAGGGGAACAAAATATCAATCCTTGCATTCGAGGTTGCAAATACAATAGTTAAGGGCATGAGCCTCATGCAGTCTTTGTCCAAAGAAAACCTGAACTATTTGAAGGACATGGTCCTTCTATCAGAAGGTGTACAACGTTTAGTTTCAAGCAACATGGATGATCTGATGAGAATTGCTGCAGCCGACAAGAG GCAAGAGCTGAGTATATTTTCACGAGAAGTCATAAGATTTGGGAATCGATGCAAAGATCCTCAGTGGCACAACCTAGATCGTTATTTCTCCAA GCTAGGGTCAGAAATTACACCCCAACCAGAATTAAAAGAAATGGCAAAAGCAGATATGCAGCAACTGATGGCCCTTGTTCGACACACTGGT GATCTCTACCATGAATTACATGCATTAGATAGATTTGAGCAAGATTATAGCCGTAAATTGGAGGAAGAGAAAAGATCAGTTACATTTGAAAGGG GAGATACTGTTCAGATTATCAGACAAGAACTGAAGAGCCAGAGGAAGCATGTACATAATTTGAAGAAAAAGTCTCTTTGGTCTAAGTCTCTTGATGAT GTCATGGAGAAGCTTGTAGATATTGTCCAGTTCTTACATGTCGAGATTCAAGATACTTTTGGGCCTTGTG ATGGAGAGTCAAACGAATCGCAAGAGAGCCGTCAAACGTTGGGGTCTGCTGGTCTCTCTCTTCACTATGCTAATATCATTTCTCAGATTGACAATATT GTTTCCCGAAGCTCTGTTCCCCCTCAAAGTACAAGAGATGCACTCTATCAAGGTCTGCCCCCAAATGTCAAGTCTGCTCTTCGAACAAGACTACTAACTTCCACAGAATCTGAAGAG GTTCCGATCACTAAAATCAGGAGTTCAATGGAGAAAACTTTGCAATGGATTGTCCCGGTTGCCAATAATACGGCCAG AGCACACCATGGATTCGGATGGGTTGGCGAGTGGGCGAACACAGG GAATGATCCGTCACGGAAACAGGCTGGGCAACCTGACGCGCTGAAGATCGAGACCCTGTATCACGCGGACAAGGAGAAGGCCGACGCGTGCATACTGGACCTGGTGGTGTGGCTCCACATCCTGATCAGCTACAGCAGGCCGCCAAACAACAGGTCACCGAGCCGATCCCCCGTGCGTTCCCCGGTGCACGCAGCCCCGGCGGTGGCAGCAGCAGCATCGTCCAGGGGCGCTGCTGCTGGGCTCACCCGGGAAGACCGCGAGATGCTGCAGGACGCGTACACCCGGCGGCGGTCCGCTGGGACGACTGGGAAGAGCAAGAGCCAGGAGCTGTCGACGGCGGGCCGCGGCCACAGGCTGGCGCTGAGCAGGAACGACAGGCTGAGCAAGAGCGGCAGCCACTGCTGCCCGTCGGCGTCCCGGGAGCGGGAGCACGGCGGCAGGGTCTTCCCCCTGGCGACGGGCAGGTCTGCCGCCTCGTCGTCGCCCGTGGTTGTTGGCTTCGACATCGACCGGATCAGGGGGGCGCTGGACGTGATGGACAGAGTGGACGTGCAGAAGCAACCGTGA